In Labrus bergylta chromosome 1, fLabBer1.1, whole genome shotgun sequence, one genomic interval encodes:
- the LOC109998802 gene encoding uncharacterized protein isoform X3: protein MANNMNADLRESGDNLDLLDMETKRAIILKEEEESEEEDGEVNSSDISRHAIVSDLELDELEISRSEINKLTKKQTLWAVNIFFGWLESQGLQVDLNTVEKTELNGLLRQFYGSVRTSKGEMYGIASYVALRAGLNRYFKEPPVSRPLCIMRDPEFSPANKVFLGMLKRIRKSGRDRAQHHPSLSPDDIRILRHSHVMDSCTPRGLLNKVWFDIQIHFGRRGKQANRNLKPDSFKIRQDEKGLKYCTLSFSDETTFHNKKNHCYMYEKPGNEFCPVTSLIKYLCKLPSNATALYLQPKKEITNAIWYNKTPLGVNHLGSMLSRMCKEAGTSAIYTNHCIRTTPFDLLCNAGLEGRKVFPVIMHRVVSALQSQPTHSLGSSKKWRKILPKSDSAVPPEFLDDFPFLQPASNQSYVPDGVLPPGEPWLHGGPSRAVLSLPSCLNLFSGVGSEMSGPSSPGEEQSEEMKVYARCHLQQGVMFGPYVGEMCRGQMPTNLKYAWAIRDDAAFVYVDASDENKSNWMRYVTYTSNEEEHNLVIFQFYRHIYYKVTQPITEGAELKVWIGKDYSTLLGLGMGDNVKCQFGDKEAVLRLLQDIQLVTLPEPSSSSVWSDHSQSQSPMPVISDVTTVSNPDAVCDSGIASGSSFPSSSLMSFPSPGSHPFEKYEFVPGTEKLLSNPNVTQQSPWYFFGLEPDQAGRPLDRNTAVCKLCGERVGCGGRASDLQNHLSNKHHIRPRDTNKDRTLPPAACQQRPQPAMSNSSPVSTLPLVLSVHVTNAITNFVIMDLQPPSLVEGEGFKQLIHTLLPFYKEMPVTCQLENLLKEHHTRGRTSLAQLLRGDVMKEESEETDYTAPIDFEPRRRGRPPSQRKESPHFVTLSVTDWFHNWQGNTERYITLWAHFIDSDFSCQNFALATQRLTENEVEAQVKATAQEWGISKPNLLLLGGERKEKGMGMGQKGIGKGEEAAGLTHPNSTTFLEKDDSASPEEQSGSTHGASSEGLPSVPCFFSAVQRCNEEVMSHSVISKTLGQFQDMLSNLFLPQEQNKGMFQHHVGSIMQALTKEEVSELKSWAHTCPTWNKLYPVLSILIKHKSLFCETIKEIKEEYKEDTASESSSSGSCHANSTSNSSSVSFTTLKSEWKVLEELCSVLKPLDVACRTLAKEAFPRLSLIKPILTGLLSRHLVPRPGDSSTILKEVKRMMRRNLSSCYDNPAVNRVLCVACSLDPQFHGLGFMAEKEQKATFDWLKAEAVRIVKEDRRRNRGKRRSHSKRSPSPRSPDSDSDSLRRSKRLKESRPINFREIEDEDEESDEEKPDESEEADPGGQGGGLSGMEFLLGDLFSSAPKSKQNSVEESVDMEMSVFRADKGASLGVEPLQWWRTKAVQFPLLATVARAYLAAPAVAGSAAQDFVQYGAQSTYSKRANIPPESLDSILFLHHNQMLTTERGELAVKNEY, encoded by the exons ATGGCTAATAATATGAATGCAGACCTGAGAGAATCTGGTGATAACTTGGATTTGTTAGATATGGAAACTAAAAGGGCGATAATTctgaaagaagaggaagagtctGAAGAAGAGGATGGTGAGGTAAATTCCAGTGACATTTCTAGACATGCAATTGTATCAGACTTGGAACTGGATGAACTTGAAATCAGCAGATCTGAAATAAACAAGCTGACAAAGAAGCAGACTTTATGGGCTGTGAATATCTTCTTTGGTTGGCTGGAGTCCCAGGGGCTCCAGGTGGACCTGAACACAGTGGAGAAGACTGAGCTGAACGGCTTGCTGAGGCAGTTTTATGGATCTGTGCGAACCAGCAAAGGAGAGATGTATGGGATTGCTAGTTATGTTGCACTGAGAGCCGGACTTAACCGTTACTTCAAAGAGCCTCCTGTCAGCCGCCCTTTGTGCATTATGAGAGATCCTGAATTCAGCCCTGCCAACAAGGTCTTCTTGGGAATGCTCAAAAGAATTAGGAAGTCTGGTCGTGACAGAGCACAACACCATCCATCACTGTCTCCTGACGATATCCGCATCCTGAGACACTCGCATGTGATGGACAGCTGCACTCCGAGGGGGCTTCTCAACAAAGTCTGGTTTGATATTCAGATACATTTTGGCCGCAGAGGGAAGCAGGCCAATAGGAATCTAAAGCCAGATTCATTTAAAATCAGACAAGACGAGAAGGGGCTTAAATACTGCACTTTATCGTTTAGTGATGAGACAACATTTCACAACAAAAAGAATCACTGCTATATGTATGAGAAGCCAGGTAATGAATTCTGTCCTGTTACTTCTCTTATAAAGTACCTCTGCAAGCTCCCGTCCAATGCAACTGCCCTTTACCTGCAGCCGAAGAAGGAAATCACAAATGCGATATGGTACAACAAAACCCCCCTCGGAGTCAATCATCTGGGCTCAATGCTTTCTCGCATGTGTAAAGAAGCTGGCACATCGGCCATTTATACCAATCACTGTATCAGAACCACGCCCTTTGACCTGCTGTGTAATGCAGGACTGGAGGGGAGAAAAGTTTTTCCTGTCATCATGCACAG ggTTGTAAGCGCCCTTCAAAGTCAGCCAACGCATTCACTTGGGAGCAGTAAGAAGTGGAGAAAAATATTACCAAAGAGCGATTCAGCTGTCCCACCAG AGTTCCTGGATGATTTTCCATTCCTCCAGCCTGCTTCAAACCAGAGCTACGTCCCGGATGGCGTGCTTCCACCTGGAGAGCCCTGGCTCCATGGCGGCCCCTCTCGGGCGGTGCTGTCCCTGCCTTCCTGCCTCAACCTCTTCAGCGGCGTCGGGTCAGAAATGTCCGGACCAAGCTCCCCTGGAGAAGAGCAAAGTGAAGAGATGAAGGTGTACGCCAGGTGTCACCTTCAGCAGGGAGTCATGTTTGGACCGTATGTAGGAGAAATGTGCAGAGGACAAATGCCAACCAACCTCAAATATGCCTGGGCT ATCAGGGACGATGCTGCTTTTGTGTATGTGGATGCTTCTGATGAAAACAAATCTAACTGGATGAG GTATGTAACATATACCAGTAATGAGGAAGAGCACAACCTAGTCATCTTCCAGTTTTACCGCCATATCTATTACAAGGTGacccagccaatcacagagggTGCAGAGCTCAAGGTGTGGATCGGCAAGGATTATTCCACCTTGTTGGGCCTCGGGATGG GTGACAATGTGAAATGTCAATTTGGAGACAAGGAGGCGGTTCTACGTCTTCTGCAGGACATCCAGTTAGTTACCCTTCCAGAGCCCAGCAGCTCCTCCGTTTGGTCAGaccacagccaatcacagagcccCATGCCTGTCATCAGTGATGTGACCACTGTGTCAAACCCTGATGCAGTTTGTGATTCAGGTATAGCATCTGGATCgtcctttccttcctcctccctcatgTCCTTCCCATCGCCCGGCTCTCATCCATTTGAAAAGTATGAATTTGTCCCTGGAACCGAGAAACTGCTGAGCAACCCGAATGTGACCCAGCAGAGCCCGTGGTACTTTTTTGGGTTGGAGCCTGACCAGGCCGGTCGACCTCTTGACCGGAACACTGCAGTGTGTAAGCTGTGTGGGGAACGTGTGGGCTGTGGAGGAAGAGCATCAGATCTCCAAAACCATCTGAGCAACAAGCACCACATCAGACCTCGTGACACTAATAAGGATCGGACCCTTCCTCCagcag CATGTCAACAACGGCCTCAGCCAGCAATGAGTAACAGCAGCCCGGTTAGTACCCTCCCTCTGGTTTTGTCTGTCCATGTGACTAATGCCATCACCAACTTTGTCATCATGGATCTCCAGCCCCCGTCTCTGGTAGAAGGAGAAGGTTTCAAACAGCTCATCCACACCCTCCTGCCCTTCTACAAGGAGATGCCTGTAACCTGTCAACTGGAGAACCTCCTGAAAGAACACCACACCAGAGGCAGGACAAGCCTGGCTCAGCTGCTGAGGGGGGATGTAATGAAGGAAGAAAGTGAGGAAACAGATTACACTGCTCCCATTGACTTTGAGCCCAGGAGACGTGGCCGACCTCCAAGCCAAAGAAAGGAAAGTCCACATTTTGTCACTTTAAGTGTGACTGACTGGTTCCACAACTGGCAAGGCAACACTGAGAGATACATCACCCTCTGGGCACATTTCATAGACAGCGATTTCAGTTGTCAGAACTTCGCTCTGGCAACACAAAGGCTGACTGAGAATGAGGTGGAGGCTCAGGTGAAGGCGACGGCCCAGGAGTGGGGAATCTCAAAGCCCAACCTGCTCTTGCTGGGAGGGGAAAGGAAAGAGAAGGGGATGGGGATGGGTCAAAAAGGGATTGGGAAAGGTGAAGAGGCTGCAGGTCTGACTCATCCTAACTCGACAACGTTTCTTGAGAAGGACGACTCTGCATCGCCCGAGGAACAAAGTGGCTCGACACACGGAGCGTCGAGTGAAGGATTACCGTCCGTGCCGTGTTTCTTCAGCGCTGTTCAACGCTGCAACGAGGAGGTGATGTCACACAGTGTCATTTCCAAGACCCTAGGACAATTCCAAGACATGCTGTCAAATCTCTTCCTGCCACAGGAACAAAACAAAGGCATGTTTCAGCACCATGTCGGCAGTATCATGCAGGCGCttacaaaagaagaagtgtcAGAGCTGAAGTCGTGGGCACACACGTGTCCAACGTGGAACAAACTCTATCCTGTCCTGAGCATACTCATCAAACACAAAAGCCTTTTCTGTGAAACCATCAAAGAGATTAAAGAGGAGTATAAAGAAGACACTGCTTCAGAATCCAGTTCATCTGGCAGCTGTCACGCCAACTCCACCTCCAACTCGTCATCAGTGAGCTTCACCACCTTAAAGTCCGAGTGGAAGGTTCTGGAGGAGCTGTGTTCGGTTCTCAAACCGCTGGATGTAGCGTGTCGAACTCTCGCCAAGGAGGCGTTCCCTCGCCTGTCCCTCATCAAACCCATTCTCACCGGCCTGCTCTCCCGCCACCTTGTGCCACGGCCGGGAGATTCCTCGACCATCCTGAAGGAAGTGAAGAGGATGATGAGGCGTAACCTGTCGAGCTGTTATGACAACCCGGCTGTGAACAGGGTTCTGTGTGTGGCATGTTCCCTCGACCCCCAGTTCCACGGTCTCGGGTTCATGGCCGAGAAG gaGCAGAAAGCCACTTTTGATTGGCTAAAGGCCGAGGCTGTCAGAATCGTTAAGGAGGAcagaaggagaaacagaggtAAGAGGCGGAGCCACAGCAAGAGAAGCCCTTCACCGAGGTCACCGGATTCAGACAGCGACTCCCTCCGGAGGAGCAAGCGCCTCAAAGAATCCCGCCCGATCAACTTCAGGGAGAtcgaggatgaagatgaagagagtGATGAAGAAAAGCCTGATGAGAGTGAAGAGGCAGATCCAGGTGGTCAGGGTGGTGGGCTCTCGGGGATGGAGTTCCTCCTGGGAGACCTGTTCTCCTCCGCCCCCAAGAGCAAGCAGAACTCTGTTGAGGAGTCTGTGGACATGGAGATGTCCGTCTTCAGAGCTGACAAGGGAGCATCGCTGGGTGTCGAGCCCCTGCAGTGGTGGAGGACGAAGGCTGTGCAGTTCCCTCTGTTGGCTACAGTTGCCCGGGCCTACCTGGCTGCCCCAGCAGTGGCAGGCAGCGCCGCACAGGACTTTGTGCAGTACGGAGCACAATCCACCTACAGCAAGAGAGCCAACATTCCCCCTGAGAGTTTGGACTCAATCCTGTTCCTGCACCACAATCAAATGCTCACAACTGAGAGAGGGGAACTAGCAGTGAAGAATGAGTACTAG